Within the Fischerella sp. PCC 9605 genome, the region CAATGGGCGTGTTAGAAGAATAACCGTAAAACCTAGTAAAGGGGTATGGACGTTTAAGTGGATTTTTTTAAAAATCCAAACTCCAATTTGATAATTATTTCCCCCTTATACGCTTACACGCTGATGATTTGGCAGTGTTAAAAATAACCCTTACAATGCGGAAAAGTAGGTTATAACGGTATCAGATTTCACCCTTGATCCAAAGTTCAAGTATGTTGATTTCGATACGCAAATTTACTGATGGCTTTAGAGAAAGGCTAATGGGCATAAATTCAAAAATATTAGTTGTCGTCATTTTGGCTTTGGCGATCGCTTCCTGCACTTCGGAAGGTGAACAGCAATCTGGTAATCCGACACCACCTATTAACACACCCGCAAAAACGACAAAACCAACTGCACAAACGTTTAATAACCCTGTCGTGCCTGGAAAACAAGCCTTACAAGTTGCTTCTGCAACTCCTAGCTTGATTCAATCAACAAATGCGACAGAAAGAGTAAATATTGCAGCAAAGTCAAAAGGGCGGAGTGACCCATTTGCCGAAATTGTCGGTCAATATCCTCTGGGAGTGTCGAATACTACTATCGGCATCAGACCTGTTCCCAAATTACCACCTCTACCAGTTGCTACATCTAGAGGTACATTGATAGGAGCAGGAACGCCTCAAAGACGTAGTGCAGTCATCAGTGCCAGGTTGAATCAACCAAACAACAATATAAATAAAAGAGCGATCGCTTCAGCACGGTTATCAAAATTCAATCGTCTTCCTACTTTGACTCCGGTTCTGCCTGGAGTGTTGCCCCAGGTAGTACCCAATCAAACCCTTGCATCCGTATTACCACCACCCCCACAACCGGAGTTAGCAAAAGCAGTTTTTGTAAGTGGCGTAGTTGTGGTTGGTAATGAACCCCAAGCAATTATCAAAGTACCAAATGAGCCAACAAGCCGTTATGTACAGTCAGGACAAAGACTGGCAAACGGAGTGCTAATTAAACGTATTGAAATGAATGAAGGTTCAGAACCGATCGTAATTCTGGAACAATATGGTATTGAAGTTACCAGAATGGTTGGAGAAGCACCTGCCAACAGCTCGCCAGCAGCAACAACCGCTGCTATCGAAAATCCTGTTTCAGCAGCATCACCAGCCCAAAGTCCTGTTCCTGTTGGATCTTCGTAAAAATGGAGACAAAAGAAAAAATTGAATTTCCTGGTTTACCTTTAGCTGTATATCGCGAGATAGCAGCTCATTTGCAGCAAGTAGAAGGAGTGGAAGTGAGTTTAATTCCCCAGTCCTCTCCACAATTTGATTACAACCAAAGCCAAATAAGTGGCTTGTGGATTTCATTAGCTGCTAACTCTAGTTCTCTTAGTCGGCAACGGGTAGAGCAAATTTTGGCTTACTATCGCACTCGCTATAGTGTTTGACGTATAGAGTTGTATAAAGTAGCCCTTTGGTGGTGCAATCCCAAACAATAAGTTTTCTTTGTGTCTTAGTGTCTTGGTGGTTCAAGAAAATTTATTTTTTCACCACCAAGACACTAAGACACCAAGTTGAATCAGGAAAAACAGGCAATGAAAGCAGATTTTTCACCTATCTTGAAAGGGCTGTTCTATAAAGTTACGTATTGACAAGTTGATACTAAAATTATTTGGTGGTTAAAAATTTGCAAGCAAGTAGCAGTAAATTCAGGTAAAATTTAACAGCAACTGGGTGCAACCATTGCCGATTTTGCCAGTGTTTTCACATAAACAACATTTGGGGTGATGCAATTATAATTTGCTGAAGTAAACTGGCAAGCAAGGTAAAGCAATTATTACAAGTGCGGCTCTATGGTTAGGCATCACTGACAATGGAACACTGGCAATTTCTAATCCAAAAACAGGGCGATCGCTCTTGGCAGCCCTTGGAATCGCCAAACATAGCAATATTAGAAGGTAAGTATAGAGTTGTAGCTCGCTCCAACCTTGTAAACACGGATGTGGAGGTACGGATAACTCACTCCTCAATTTTGGAAGTACCACCAAAGCGGCGCATTCACAAGCGATCGCGTCGTACTAATGCAGAAGGCTTAATGGCAGTAATTCCCTTTACCTACCTCAAGCCAGGAATGTGGGAGTTGCAATGTTTTGGTGATTTGATGTCGGATCTTCTCGGGAAATCCTGGCAGTATAGTGTCCAACTCCAAGTTTTACCCCAGGAAAGAGATTGGGAGATGGGGAGAATGGGAGATAGGGAGAGTAAGCATACTATTACTGAAGCTAGCTTGGTAACAACTGCCTTAGTAGAATCCGCAATTGTGAAGCAAAATAATGGTTCTGCTACTGTTCTTGTCACTGAAAAAGAAGAAGATGCAATTATCAATCAGCCTGTTAGCCCAGTTTGGTTAACAGCAGAGACAGCTGAGCAGGTTTTACAACACTTGGTAGATTTAGCTTTACCCTCTTCAGAATCCCTTCTAGAAAATGAAAAAGTAAAAGTAGAGGATACTCAGCCAGTTATCCCAGAACTACCATTGCTGCTGACTCTAGATGAAGAAAACTATATAACCCATTGGGGACAAACTCTGAGTATTAATGGGTGTGTGCAACCCAGAGAAACAACTCATTTACCAAGGCTATATACTGGAGAACTGCGAATAGAATTGCGCTCACCTCAAGGCTTGGAAATATTAACCCAGGTACAGCAAAGCTTACTAGAAAAGATACTACCGTTTTCCATAAAATACCCAATTGAGATTCCCGCTGACTGTGAGTCACAGCTAATTCTGGGTGATATCAGTTTGTATGGCACACTAACGACTGCTGGAGAAGCCATACTGTTAGCCAGCCAATCTTTTACAATCACAGCTGATATTACACAACTACTGGCAATCAGCGCTGCTGCAAATGAGAATAAACGTGAAGAATTAGACTTACAGGATAACTCTAACGAACCACCAACGCCAGAGCCATCCGTAAAGCTGGATTTAGAACTGTTCAATATCGTCAAATCCAAAAAAATAGCTCAGTCTTTGCTAGTCCATCCTACTTCTAAAAGCCTACCACCGCTACTTAGCTTTTCTCATAAATCTGCTGAGCGTTCGCCGCAACTGCCTAAGCTTCCTCAACTCAACAATCAGATTAATACTGCTGCCGTTGCTTCAGAACCTTCGACACATTTACAGCATTCGGATCAAGAAAATACTCGCATTACTGTTGAGCTAGCAACAATGGACACCACTGCTATTGTTGTTTCAGAAACTCCAACAAAGTTGCAGCGTTTGCACAAAGAGGTTTCTTTCGCCATTGTGAAGCGAAGGGCAAGAACAGGTACTACTTTTCCATTCTTGAGGCGGCTAAAAGCTTCGCCTAGCGATCGCCCAGAAGTCAACGCTGAGGCGCTAAAGGCATTGGACTTGCATATACCTGAAGACTCCCAACCCACAGACTTAAAAACAGTGGCTAATGACGATGCACCTGAATTAGTAACAACAGATAAAGCACAATATTCAGATGACTCTTTTGATGACTCTGTAGCAGTAGTTGTTCCGCGTAGCTTGGAATTATCAACAGCCCAAACTTCCTATACATCCCCTTTGATCAGGAAGTGGATGCACAATCATGGATACTCTTTGCCCGAACCTATCGACGTTGAATATGAGGACTACGATACCTACGTTCCAGCTAGCGAAGGGGTATCTGAAGAACAGGAACCGCTAATTATTAGTACTGAGACTGTGAGTTCAATTGCTAATTTATCGTTAATCTCAGATTGGGAGACGGAACCAAAGGAAGACAACGAAGACAGTGAAGATAACCAAGACAACGAAGGCAAGGAGAGTTCTCCCCTTCTCCCAGACGCGCCATGGCGCGTCTCTACATTTCCCCCTCCTCCTCCTTTTGCCTCTCCTTCCTATGAGATGCTATCTGTTCCACATACGAAGACACTGCCAGCTTGGCTAGCAAAAGAAATTGTTGTAGATGATACTGATAGCCAAGAAGAAGCGAGTGCACACAGCAGTAAACTCTGCCAGCAAGAATCATTCTCTTCGGCGATCGCACCAGAAATCATCGAACCTTTGCCAACTCCACAACTGTATGTACCTGAAGGTGAACTGATCTCTGGCAAGTCTGTGAAGGTAAGGGCGCTTTTGGATGGCATACGCCCTGATATTGCAATCAAGTTATGGGTTGAAGATTGTCAAACACGCCGATTATTGGACAGGCCGCGTTTGTTAACAAATCTACTGCCAAACTCTGCGGGAGGATTAGAAGCGATCGCTAAAATTCACATTCCTCTTGGCTGTTTAGAAATTCGCTTGGAGGCGATCGCTGTAGATATGGAAACCCAACAGGAAAGTCACAAAGTCACTGTTGTGAGGACTGTGATTCCAGAGGATTTAGCAAATTTGCAACTAGATGAAATGCTGGGTATTTAACAAAGCAGGAAATGTTAAACAGTCGTTTACAAACAGTCTTCCAGTGTTAAAAATCTTTAGAATTTAGAAAATAAGGCAGAATTTGCAGTAAGCTCATCTTGAATTGTAGTGTGATTTAAAAGGAATATTTACTATGGATGCTTCACTTTTGGCTGCTTCATACTCTGCTTCATTTTTGTCTCCTATCCTCGTTTACACAATTGGTTGGATTCTGCCAATTGCGACATTCGCGTTTATGCTAATTTACATCGAACGCGAAGATATTGCTTAAATTTGTTAATTGTTGGTAGTTGATGGTTGTTTGGAAAAACTAACAACCAACAAACAACAACTAACAACCAACAAATAAAAATTAATACCGCCTATCTCTTAAGAGATGGGCGGTTTTTTTAATTCTGATTTCTAAACTGTACGCTAGAAAATTCAGACTATTGATATTAGGTTCATGCCAATATTAGACAGAAGAACCTAAGCCGGCGTAGGCTCCATAAAAGAAAATACCTACAACAGTAATCACACCTAATCCCGCGATTGTAGCAACAATCCACAGAGGAATTCTCCCACTTCCAGACACAGCTATTTCTCCTCCCTAAACACAAAATCAACCTATGTTAATTAAACAAGAATTAATACCAGTGCTTCCAGTTTAGTTAAAGAAGTAACTGGAAAACAGAATCCCTAGAACAAAAACTAGTAGTAGTCCCAGGTACAGTGAAGTCCGGTTAAGTTCAACCGGCTGATTATTGGGATTGGGGCTTCTTTCCATTATTTTCTCCTAGCGTTGAATAAACTGCATTGCGGCGATCGCGCCCAAAAAGAACACGGTTGGCACAGCTAGGGTGTGAACTGCCAGCCATCTTACGGTAAAAATTGGATATTGTACTGGTTGGTTAACGTTATTGCTGCTAGTCATAATTTCAAACTACTTGGCAATTAATTCTTCAACTTGTTGTTTTGCTTCAAAACGGTTATTCACAATTGGCAATTCTTGCCGCGCTTGTGGGTAATACTCGTTAGGCCGAGGTGTGCCAAACACATCATATGCCAAACCTGTGCTGACAAATAACCAACCCGCAATAAACAATGCTGGGATGGTGATGCTGTGAATCACCCAATAACGAACGCTGGTGATAATATCAGAAAATGGACGTTCTCCAGTACTACCTGACATTTATATCCTTACCTCCATCGTTGTTGTTAATGAATTTATTATCCTACAAACTTAAGAAACAGTTACATCTTGCAACTTCTTTCTCAGAAATAGGAAGGATTGCTTAAACTTTTGTTACATTAACCTGCATCGGATTTAGAAGCTGCTGCAATATTTGGTTGATACTTTAGCAAATAGCCGCGATCGCCTATTACAAATCCCTGTTCTGGTGAAAAGAAAACTATTTTGTAAAAATTAGCAGGAACTTCTTCTACATCACGGTCTTTTTCCCAAGTTTTGCCACCATCAGGACTTCGCAGCAAGTTACCACTACCGCCGCTTACCCAAATTTCCTCAGGCGTGCGATACGCTAAATCAAGTAAACCCCAACTTGTAGACAGTTCAGGGTATTGGGCTTCTAGCCATTCCTCAGGTTTGGCTGGTTCGCTAAACTGTACTACCCCTCCCCGCGCTAGCATCCACAATTGCCCATTGTCGGCAAAGCCCATATTTTCCACTCGTCGGGAACTATTGCGGTTGTGGGGTACCCAAGCATTTTGACCCGGTTCCCAAGTCGAGTAAAAGTTACCTTTAGCGGAAACGGCAACATATTTACCATCAGCAGAACGTTTCATGTTACGTACCACACCGACAGCTTCTTCTACCTGGGCCTTCCAGTTTTGACCCCCATCTGTAGTTTTATATATTGCTCCCACATCAGTAGCCATCTCAGCTGATTTTGCTCCTAGTGCCAGGATATTAACCGGATTGCCAGGAAGCTTTTCGCTTAAGGGAACCCGCAACCAAGAACGACCTTCATCAGTACTGTGCAGTAGCAGAGAAGGTTCGCCAACAATCCATCCTTCCTCTCCTGCAAAACTGATAGAGTTAAAGCGGTATTTGTCGTTATCTAGTTGAAGTTTGATGGACTGCCAAGTTTCGCCACCATCTTTAGTTTCTAAAAGAGTAGCGTTGCTGCCTACGAGATAACCATGCTGAGGATTGCCAGTAAAAGCAATATCCAACAATTTTGCATCTGTACCTATAGAAATTACTTCCCAAGGGTTGTAGCTAGTCGAAGGAACTTTACTACAACCGACACACATGATGACAACAGCAAACAGGGCAATGATTCGTTGCCAAATTTTCATTCTTGAACGCATTTCTATCTATCTATTAGTTTTTTGTAAATTTGTTTATGGTTACTTACTTTAGGTGAGGCATAGCCCCACCTAATACTTAAGAGCGCGTCTTATTGTAAGCCATAAAGACTGAGAAAGAACAAGAAAGCAAGGGCTAAACCACCAAAAATCAGAAGATTCTTCTGAGTAGGGGTCAAGCTATTGACACCGAAGCCATAACCGAGATTTTCTTGGAAGCCAGAAGCCTTACCCGCAGGACCAATATTGGTGAAAGCGTTCTTCTTTGCACTACAAACCGGACAGCGCCAAGTTAGTGGCAGTTCTGCGAAAGCCGTGCCTGGAGAAATGTCATGTTTTTCGTCCCCCTTGTTGGGTTCGTAGACGTAACCACAGGAACGACACTCATAGCGGTCTAAAACTGGATTTTCAACAGTTTGTTCGCTCATGGCTGTAGCATGGGTGAGGGTCGAAGCTTAAATATACGTTAAAAATTATGACATAATTGTTAGGTTTTTCTATCACAAGCAAAAACGAATCAAATAACCCCTGGCTATATTTTCTAAAACTCGGAAATATCAAATGGATATAATGTAAAAGAAAGTAACAGAGTTGTTTTCACCTATAGCGGTAGATATCTATTGTGTTTGTCCTCAGCGGTTACGAGTACCTTCTAGGCTTCTTAATCATCTGTAGCCTAGTGCCTGCCTTAGCTCTAGCAGCATCCAAACTCCTGCGACCTGGTGGCCGCAGCCCAGAACGGCGCACCACCTACGAATCCGGCATGGAACCCATCGGTGGAGCCTGGATTCAATTTAATATCCGCTACTACATGTTTGCGCTGGTATTTGTGGTATTTGATGTGGAGACAGTGTTTTTATATCCTTGGGCAGTTGCTTTCCACCGTCTGGGTTTATTGGCATTCATAGAAGCGCTAATTTTTATTGCAATTCTTGTAGTTGCCCTAGTTTACGCATGGCGTAAAGGAGCTTTGGAATGGTCTTAGATGCTAATTTAACAGCTAAAGATTTGGAACAGCAGCAAAAAGAGCGCATCCTCAGCCCGATTGGTCGTCCGACAGTTACTCAAGAACTGTCGGAAAACGTGATTTTGACCACGGTTGATGACCTCTACAACTGGGCACGTCTTTCCAGTCTTTGGCCTTTATTGTTTGGTACTGCTTGCTGCTTCATCGAGTTTGCAGCAATGATTGGCTCCCGATTTGACTTTGACCGCTTTGGATTAATCCCCCGTTCCAGCCCTCGGCAAGCTGACTTAATTATTACAGCAGGTACGATCACCATGAAGATGGCACCCCAACTGGTGCGTCTTTATGAACAGATGCCTGAACCTAAGTATGTAATTGCAATGGGAGCTTGTACGATTACTGGCGGGATGTTCAGCATGGATTCCCCGACAGCGGTGCGCGGAGTCGATAAACTAATTCCAGTGGATGTGTATTTGCCTGGTTGTCCGCCACGTCCGGAAGCGATTATGGATGCGATTATTAAATTGCGGAAGAAAATCGCTAATGATTCGATGCAAGAGCGGAGTGTAATCAAGCAAACACACCGCTACTACAGCACGACTCACAGTATGAAATCAGTGCCACAAATCCACACTGGTAAATATATGCTTTCCGATACTCGCGTCACGCCGCCAAAAGAATTGACGGAAGCGATGGGTTTACCAGTACCACCTGCTCTGTTGACAGCGAAGAAGGAGGAGGTAAGCCGTGGCTGAAGAATCAAAACCAGTACCAACAGGAGAACAGTCAATAGTACAAGCAGGTAAAACTTCCCAGTGGTTGACGGAAAATGGTTTTGCCAATGAATCTTTGGAACCCGATGTGAACGGGGTAGAGATAATTAAGGTTGAACCGGATTTCCTACTGCCAATTTGCACTGCTTTGTATGCCTACGGGTTTAATTATCTCCAGTGTCAATGCGGTATTGACCTAGGGCCCGGACAGGATTTGGTCAGCATGTATCACTTGATTAAAGTCAGTGATAATGTTGATAAGCCAGAGGAAGTACGTATCAAAGTTTTCTTGCCACGAGAAAATCCCAGAGTGCCTTCAGTGTACTGGATTTGGAAAACTGCTGACTGGCAAGAGCGCGAGTCTTACGATATGTTCGGGATTGTTTACGAAGGACACCCGGATTTGAAGCGAATTTTGATGCCGGAAGATTGGGTAGGTTGGCCCTTACGTAAGGATTACGTGTCGCCTGATTTCTACGAGTTGCAAGACGCTTATTAGAGTTAATGGCACCTCACCTTCATTGCCCCCCTTTCCGTTGGCGGAGAGGGGGGTGGTTTTTTGGAGGACTGCTACAACAGATAAAAAAATTACATTTGCAAGGCGATATTTTTACTCATACAATCGAGAACAGGCTTGGTTATATTTAACACAAGCCTAAATATGTTTAATTGATTAGTCGGTTAATAATTCAGGCTGAAAAAGCGATCGCTAAACCACAAATGATGGTAAACAAAATAAATGATATCGCTTGGCAGGCACGTCAGGGTAGCGTTGCTGCGATTATTCAAGTATTGAACGAAAAATTAGCAAATTCAGGTGTCAGAACAAGAGCTGTTTTTGATGATGGTGTATTGCAGCTTCTCTGTGAAGCTTCCACGGTAGATAAACTAGAGCAATCAACTCTAGTCAAGCAAATCCAGCAAATTCTCAAGTCAATTGCACCCCGTAATATCCGTAGAGTCAATATCAATAGCCGAATTGTACGAGAACAGCAATTGTTATGGTTAGAAGAAATTACCCGCGACCCTGAGAATCAATTGCTATGGTCTGAGGAAATCATATTAGAAACACCTAATTATTTTCAGGAATTAATTAAAAAATTTCGAGAGCAAAAATCTGAATCAGCAAAGCTAATTTTACCCAAGTTCCAATCTTCTCGTCCTAAAGCAATTACTAACAATAAGCTCAAAAACTCAGCCTGGGGAAGATTATCACTTGCTTTGAGTTTATGCTTATTTTTGCTTTTGCTAGGCTGGCTTGTTTATGCTGTAGTGAATGGCAAACTGAAAAATCTAGCCGTTTCTGGAATATCAAATTCTCAAAACCGAACAACAGAATCTTTTATCCAAAGTGCTTCTACACAAACAGAAGACGCCTTTACACAAGCAGTACGAATTGCTAATCAAGCTTCTGCTGATGGTAAAACAGCTAAAACTTCAATTCAGTGGTTAGAAATAGCTGCTGACTGGCAAAGGGCTTCAGATTTAATGAGTCAGGTTCCACCTAATCACAGTCGTTATCAAGAAGCGCAAATCCGGACTAAGTTGTATCAGCAATATAGTAAGGAGGCGCAGAAAGAGGCACAAAAGAGTAAATATTAGAACTAGCCATTTGGTGGTGCAATCCTAAACAATAAGTTTTCTTTGTGTCTTGGTGTCTTTGTAGTGAAAAAATAAATTTTCTTGAACCACCAAGGCACTAAGACACCAAGTCGAATGTTGAATATATACAGGCTTGTTTAAGTTATGCGAGTTGCCAGGAATAGAAAAAGGTGGCGATCGCACTTCACACAAAAACGCCTAGCGTGTATTGCAATTTATCTAAACTTTATATCGTAGCTTGGGTTAAGCAAAACGCAACCTAACTGTATTGCTTTGTTGGGTTTCGCTTTGCGCTACCCAATTGACAGACTGCTACATTAAGTTTCGCCAGACTCATCAGGTTCCATAGCGAGTGTCTGCTGTGCGGCGTGTCGGACGTGGAGAATGCGGACAGTAGAAATATCTTCTCCTTCCACAATGGTAAAAAGGATAAGGTATGAGTTACGACCTTGACCGTAGAGAAGTTGCCTAATTTCGTTACTGAAATATTCGTTCTCTCGTGCTAGAGGACAGCGCTTTGGCATTGTCGATAGAGATTCAATTGCTCTCAGTAATCCTGCATACCATTGACTTGCTCTTTCAGCAGATGTAACTTGAGATATTCGTAGAAATGCACTGTCTGCTTCAGCCTCTGCCACACTGGAAATTTCAATGCCGTATTTCATGAATCGACTGGCAGATTGTACTTGCGGCGTTGTTGTTCAGCAAACTCATCAAAAGAAAGAAACCGTCCTGCTTCAAAATCATCCAATCCGCGCTGAATACCTTCGATAGCCTCTTGTGAGTCTTGCGCCTCCCACTCCAAAACACTAGCCAGCAGTTCAGCTGCAACAAGACTCACATCTTGTCCCTGTCGCGCAGCTTTTTCACGGAGTCGCGCTTCAACTTCTGGACTGAGAGAAATGACAATCGTCATAGACTTGCTTCCTTTGATATCAAGCCTCTGCACGTCATTTTAGCAGACCTAAATTTATACCGTAATGAATGCAATCACAAATCAGAGTAATCTTAAAATATAACCCAATCAATTCTGTAATTTTATGAGTTGGCAAGAGCGAATCGTGGTTGATCCAGAGATTCTGGTCGGTAAACCTACCATCAAAGGGACACGTTTGGCCGTTGAATTTATTATTGAACTGCTTGCGGAGGGATGGTCACAAGCAGATATTTTGAGAAACTATCCAGGCTTAACAGTTGAAGATATACAGGCTTGTTTAAGTTATGCCAGTGTGATGCTGAAAGCTGAAAAAGTTTACCCATTACAGGTTTAAGTTGTGCGCTTCTTGGCAAACGAAAATTTTCCAGGGGAGGCGGTTGAAGCTTTGCGTCAGCAAGGGCATGATGTTCTGTGGATACGCACTGAAGCACCAGGAAGTCGTGATGTTACGGTTCTGGAAATGGCGCAGGCTGAGGAAAGAATTCTTTTGACTTTCGATAGGGATTTTGGTGAGTTAGCTTTTCGCGTCGGTTTGCCTGCAAGCATTGGTATTATTTTATTTCGCCTCAGAATGACCTCAGCAGCACGGGTTACTCAAATTGTTGTCGCTGCATTAGCAAGCCGAAGCGATTGGCCTGGAAATTTCAGTGTTGTTGAGGAAGATCGCATCCGTATGCGTCCTTTGCCAGGAATAGAATAAGGTGGTGTGGCGATCGCACCTCATCTTTATCTTTAGCTTTAAATAGTAGCTTCGATTAAGTAGTATATAACTTTACGAGATTGCTTTGTTAGGTTTCACTTCGTTCAACCTAACCTACAGGTTGCTTGTCTATCTCAATTGCTTTCGCTCTACCCAACATACTTACTTTGAGCAACAAATATATAGTCTTATTTTTTACTACCAACTAAGCTAGTATGTAGTTGCACTAAGAAAGGTTGATGATTCATGGATGACCAAGAATCCATAAGAGAAAAACTTAGAGAAATGATGTTTATCGAGCAAGATGGTCAGATAGAACTCAGTGACAAGCTACATAAACAGCATTACGATTTTGCACATAAGTTACTACCTAATATCATCGATAACTATTTCCCGGAATTACTTAGTAGAGTAGTTAACAACTCTGTTCAAGATTGGATTCTTCAGCTTTGGAATAACTGTGCTGACGACTCTATCCTTAATTACTGCACGGCAATTTATCCAACATGCAAATTTGTTAAGCCGTCTGATGAAATTGGGCTAATTTATTTCGTCATGCCTGCACCTAGAGCTAATCCCGAGGCAGCATATACTGCTGTTATCTTTCTGATTGATGATGATTCACCATCTGAATGGCTACGAAGCTACTTCACTCTTGAACTAGGAGCTTACATTATTCCACCTGTGCATTGGATACTTGGAGAGTGGGATAACTTAAAGCATATTAATCGAGGAAAGTTCAAACTTGAACCAACTCTTGAAAATTTTCTTGCAACTGTTATTGAAGAAGCGCAAAATACATGGTGCTAATTTGTCTAAAATTGCATTACAGTTTGTAGTTCGGGTTGAGCAAAGCGAAACTACGATTATTTTCCCGTAGAGACGCGATCGCGTCTCTACAAGTTTTCCAAAACCCAACCTAACTAAACACTCATCTCCAACATCCGCTGAATCGGACGCAACGCCGCCAGCCGTATCTCCTCAGACATGGTAATTTCCGGCGCACGATTTTTCATCGCCAAATACAGCTTTTCTAAGGTATTCAACCGCATAAACGGACACTCATTGCAATTGCAGTTATTTATTGGCGGTGCGGGAATAAAGCGCTTGTTAGGTGCTGCTTTTTGCATTTGGTGAATAATTCCCGGTTCCGTAGCAACAATAAATTCTTGAGTCGGGCTTTGTTGACAATACTTGAGTAAAGCTGCTGTAGAACCGATGAAACTAGCGTGACGCAATACCGTAGGTTCGCATTCTGGATGAGCGATCGCCTCTGCTTCTGGATGTGCAATTTTTAACTGCACAATTTTCTTTTCGGAAAAGGTTTCATGGACAATACAGCTACCTTGCCACAGCACCAAATTTCGCCCTGTCTGTTCGATCACGTACCGCCCTAAATTGCGGTCTGGGGCAAAAATAATCGGCACATCTTTGGGTATCTGCTGCACAATTTTGACAGCATTGGAGCTAGTACAGATAATATCGCTCATCGCCTTAATTTCGGCTGAGCAATTTATGTAAGAAACCACTAGGTGTCCTGGATGAGCAGCTTTAAAAGCTGCAAAAGCCTCTGGAGGACAGGTGTCTGCTAAAGAACAACCAGCATTCAAATCTGGTAACAGCACCATTTTCTCGGGATTGAGAATCTTTGCCGTTTCTGCCATGAAGTGAACACCAGCAAAGACGATTACATCAGCATTGGTGTCAGCCGCTGCTTTAGAAAGTTGTAGTGAATCCCCAATAAAGTCTGCTATATCCTGAATATCTGGCTCTTGATAGTAATGGGCCAGGATAACTGCATTCAGTTCTTTTTTTAGGCTCTCAATAGCAGCAAATAAATCTAGTGGTAACGCACCCGGTTGGGTTTTATCCCGTTGAATAAGTGTAGTTGTAAACACAGTTAGGCGTAGCTTAATTTTGCAAATAATTGTCTTGTCTAAGCAATTATAGTAGTTTTTACCAAAAATGGGGGGAGGGTGATACTCCCTCTTGAGAGTTGTGCCAAAATCCTGATGAGTTGCCTATGCTGGAGACATATGGCAAGGAAAGTCGCATGATCGGTCAGACAACTAATTCAAAAACCTTGAAAATCGCTGTAGTTGGAGATATTCACGACCAATGGGAAGTGGAAGATGGCAATGCACTCAAGCATCTGGGTGTTGACTTAGTGCTGTTTGTCGGGGATTTTGGCAACGAATCGGTAGAAGTGGTAAGAGCG harbors:
- a CDS encoding photosystem II reaction center protein J, with product MSGSGRIPLWIVATIAGLGVITVVGIFFYGAYAGLGSSV
- a CDS encoding photosystem II reaction center protein L; amino-acid sequence: MERSPNPNNQPVELNRTSLYLGLLLVFVLGILFSSYFFN
- the psbF gene encoding cytochrome b559 subunit beta encodes the protein MTSSNNVNQPVQYPIFTVRWLAVHTLAVPTVFFLGAIAAMQFIQR
- the psbE gene encoding cytochrome b559 subunit alpha, which translates into the protein MSGSTGERPFSDIITSVRYWVIHSITIPALFIAGWLFVSTGLAYDVFGTPRPNEYYPQARQELPIVNNRFEAKQQVEELIAK
- a CDS encoding photosynthesis system II assembly factor Ycf48; translation: MRSRMKIWQRIIALFAVVIMCVGCSKVPSTSYNPWEVISIGTDAKLLDIAFTGNPQHGYLVGSNATLLETKDGGETWQSIKLQLDNDKYRFNSISFAGEEGWIVGEPSLLLHSTDEGRSWLRVPLSEKLPGNPVNILALGAKSAEMATDVGAIYKTTDGGQNWKAQVEEAVGVVRNMKRSADGKYVAVSAKGNFYSTWEPGQNAWVPHNRNSSRRVENMGFADNGQLWMLARGGVVQFSEPAKPEEWLEAQYPELSTSWGLLDLAYRTPEEIWVSGGSGNLLRSPDGGKTWEKDRDVEEVPANFYKIVFFSPEQGFVIGDRGYLLKYQPNIAAASKSDAG
- a CDS encoding rubredoxin, which gives rise to MSEQTVENPVLDRYECRSCGYVYEPNKGDEKHDISPGTAFAELPLTWRCPVCSAKKNAFTNIGPAGKASGFQENLGYGFGVNSLTPTQKNLLIFGGLALAFLFFLSLYGLQ
- the ndhC gene encoding photosynthetic/respiratory NAD(P)H-quinone oxidoreductase subunit C, whose amino-acid sequence is MFVLSGYEYLLGFLIICSLVPALALAASKLLRPGGRSPERRTTYESGMEPIGGAWIQFNIRYYMFALVFVVFDVETVFLYPWAVAFHRLGLLAFIEALIFIAILVVALVYAWRKGALEWS
- a CDS encoding NADH dehydrogenase subunit K; this translates as MVLDANLTAKDLEQQQKERILSPIGRPTVTQELSENVILTTVDDLYNWARLSSLWPLLFGTACCFIEFAAMIGSRFDFDRFGLIPRSSPRQADLIITAGTITMKMAPQLVRLYEQMPEPKYVIAMGACTITGGMFSMDSPTAVRGVDKLIPVDVYLPGCPPRPEAIMDAIIKLRKKIANDSMQERSVIKQTHRYYSTTHSMKSVPQIHTGKYMLSDTRVTPPKELTEAMGLPVPPALLTAKKEEVSRG
- a CDS encoding NAD(P)H-quinone oxidoreductase subunit J produces the protein MAEESKPVPTGEQSIVQAGKTSQWLTENGFANESLEPDVNGVEIIKVEPDFLLPICTALYAYGFNYLQCQCGIDLGPGQDLVSMYHLIKVSDNVDKPEEVRIKVFLPRENPRVPSVYWIWKTADWQERESYDMFGIVYEGHPDLKRILMPEDWVGWPLRKDYVSPDFYELQDAY
- a CDS encoding type II toxin-antitoxin system RelE/ParE family toxin, translated to MKYGIEISSVAEAEADSAFLRISQVTSAERASQWYAGLLRAIESLSTMPKRCPLARENEYFSNEIRQLLYGQGRNSYLILFTIVEGEDISTVRILHVRHAAQQTLAMEPDESGET
- a CDS encoding DUF433 domain-containing protein, coding for MSWQERIVVDPEILVGKPTIKGTRLAVEFIIELLAEGWSQADILRNYPGLTVEDIQACLSYASVMLKAEKVYPLQV